The segment aatcaaatatgattgtaaagtattccaaaaggtgacctatcccatctgtatcactggtactattggtaaaggttggaccgaccacatgattcatagcaacatatactgtcatgtgttatgttatcacaacacaatctctatcatttagcatattatcacaggtgacaaggtaatattgtttatggtatcattattcactgttcccaaacacaaaataagtgggatactgagtcagaattcttttctaaacagcttgcacatagtgaaagaaacacccatgcatcttcactccccgaacactgtggtaagagcatcagtatcctacccctaacagagtgacccctgtccactggacagtggtctgtcccactcttatttcacgccccaattacctcattaattatgtccaggggtcaaactgtaattagcctttgggatttattaggtgtgaatttgagtcCTTGCTGTctgttttaccatcacccaccagttatctccccttgtggatctttataagttgtaaatgtcttgtaaacatcatctttccaagcttgtagatgtcttgtaaacatcatctttacaagagatttacaagcttgtaaaggtgcACTTTTTTCCAGTGCTATTCAGACAAACCCTAGCATAGTGACCTACAATTCCACAATAGTTACAAGTTTGGTCACGAGCATAACATTGTAATCTAGAATGGTCAGAATACCCGCATCCATTGCATTTACCTTGATTATAGGACCGTTGATGCTGAGGCTTCTGGTGCCACTGCTGTCGATGGTGAGACTGTGGCTTCTGCTCCTGCCTCTTGGCATGAGCCCTGGTCTCTTCCAGCTGACCAGCTAGGTTGTTCAGCTGCTTCTGCTGGTCTGTGAGCAGTGCTGCGATCTGGGCTGGATCCGGTGTTGTGACAGCAGACACATTCGGACTAGAAGCTTTTGTGGCATCTACTGTCTTCTGAGCCAGTCGCACTTGGTCGGATAGGGCCTGTAGGGTTCTGGCGCCTTGAGGCATCACAATACTCTTCAGGTCTGTAGACAGGCCATTCAGTATGACCTGAACTAGAAATACCTCAGGTATCTCCAGGCCTGTGGTCTTCTCCATGACCCTCTCAGTGAAGGCCACGCCTGACTCATCAGGTCTCTGCTGATCTCCCAGGAAGGCCATCTGTGAAGCTGAATCCTGGACGTATCTCTGCTTGAATGCTTCTTCAAACGCTGCCCTGGTTGTTGGAGCTGGCTGAAGAGAATCCAGCCATGTGATGGCGGGACCTTCCAAACAGAGAGGTAGTAGATTAAGATATACCTCATCTGTCATCTTCTGGTGTTGGCGAAGGCACTCTACTATTCTGAGCCATTGCCTGGCATTGCCAGTGCTGTTGAATCTTGATACCAGATTTGACAGGCTTGCCATTGCTGTTGGAAGTTGTCACTGGGTGGGGTTGGCACACCTGGTGTTCCAACAACTGGACCTGGTTGGGACTGGCTGGGTGGGGGTGGTCATCCAGGCTCCTTGCTGATCTGGGGTTCTGTCTGGGTGCCTCTCTCACTCTGCTGCTGGGTCTGGCTTCGGGTCTGGACTCCGTAGTTGGTAGGTTGATGATAAGTAGCCATGTACCGGAACGAGATTCTCTACCACGTATTAACTAGCTTTTCTAGACGCCTAACGACACTAGTAATTCCGTGGCGGTCCGTGGGGAATTTAACTCGGGGTAGTGGATGGCTACTCACaccaacaatacacaacatacaaaAGACCTGAAGCAGAGTTTCGATGCGTTTACTACCAGTCCCATATATTATCttacataatacataatacgtaatacataatatataaaacataatacataatacataatacatacaacTTAAACTCCGCCAGAATATGGAGTGACACAGAACTTCAGTCTTAAAAATAACTTAGATgtcaaagaaatagaaatattggCCAACATACCTGAAGCAGAGTTTCGATGCGTTTACTACCAGTCCCAGATATTCTCTGATTTGGGTCTGGGACTGGGCTGCTTATAAAGGCAGGTATGTCGGCAATTCAATGTATCAATGTCAGTAAATTATATACTGATATACAGATACAGATAGTGGCTTTATCTATCTGCGTTTGAAGTAATGTTGAACAACAAGACCGGCTGCAGTTTTGGGATAATCTGTTCGTATAGCCCTAGGCTGTGTAGCCGGTCGGTAGATTGTAAAATACGATAATAGGTTATAAATTTGACCGGGAGATGAAGTTAGTTTTACTACATTAAACTTCGTTAAACTTGGTTGatctaaacattgtgaaatgtttAGTTTCGAAACTGGATTTTGACAATTACTCTAAAGGGCAAAATTTGATAAACTTTGGCATGCTAACAATATGACTCGCGAACGTAGTAGCAAGACATCGTTGGACGGAGCACTCAAACTATGCAACCTTACTCTTAAACAGTCGGCTTCTAACTGGCGTCTGCGTGTCCAGGTGTAGTGGACTATTGTCGTCCGGACTCGAATCTATTGTGTACACCGTAAGGCGGCTTACTGGGGTCACCACCACTGTATTGGCCCCACTAGAATGTCCTTTCCCCTCCTCCTCTACTTTCTTTTAATGCAGTTGGAGCATCATTCCACAGGCACCACAAAGTCCTCCTCCTCTCCCAACCACAGAGCGTTGTCGGACTCctgcttcttcttcttctttttgagGTCCTGCTGCTGTCCGGAATGGCGGGCATAATGTCCATTTTCCACCGCATTTGTAGCATATAATTTGCGGACAGTTTGGGGACCAGTGGTCGGTGCTCTCTCAACACCGACCATAATCAGGAGTAATGGTAGTCTGCTTCTTTGTGGCGACAACGGTCCTCGCGGCGGGAGTGCAGTTCGTCTTTGTCGACGCAGTCCCTCTACCCCAAGCTTGGAGCAGCTTCTTCTATAATGGCCCTTTACTCTGCATACGGTACAGGGTTTGGGACACTAAGTGTCCCAATGTCCAGGGCCTCCACACCTATTCCCGCACACCGCCTTTGGGTTGCCACTGGTTGTTGCAACGAAGAATTGTCGAATATATGGTGGTTGCTGTAGATGTGATAGCTACGACTGAGCAGAAAACACTGTGATTCAGCACGTTCGTTCGTTGGGTGAGGTGTTTTTAAGGTAGGTCGCCTTCACCGGTTGGCATGTCGCCGCCTTGGGATGCATGGTGTTAGGCGTAGCTGTCGAGGGCTGGGGGTGTCCTTCCTTGGCACTCATGGTGTGGTGGGTATACACTGAcgtgtgtattttcttttttgggccTCACTGTCTTTTTCCTAATGCGTCTAGCTTTGGCTATTTCCTCATTCCACCATGGGGCTTGGCTTGGCTTGGCTTGGCTTGGTGAGAGGTATTGAAGCCCGGGCTGCTTTGTATATAGCTGACGTTAGGTTGAGGTAGAAGGTTTCAATATCATCAGAGATGATTTCAGACGGATCGATTCTATTGCATTCTATTCTGAATAGGGACCAATCTGATTTGAAGAAGTTCGACCGCTCTCTGGATTTGCGTGGTGGTTGCATAGAGGTGGTGTGCCAAGATGTGTGATGCACGGATAGTGATCACTTCCCATACTGTCATCATCAACCTGCCATTGCCAATCGTGGGCTAAGTCGTTTGTGGCAATAGCAAGATCGAGGCCTGTCCATCCGCCCCTGCTGGGGCAATGTCGAGTTGGAGAGCCATCATTCAGAATTACCCGTGACTCTACCCAGTCCTCCACCAGCCTGCCTAAGCAGTTTGAGTGTTTGGCTTCCCCATCCCACTGTGGGTGTTGAGGTCGCCGAAGATTAGGCCTGAATGCCCGACCAGGTCGGTGAGTTTAAGCTCATCGATATTGGTGGGATCGGCAGTCCTGTGATAGACATTTGCGATTTTTTATCTCTTTGTTATTTGCCGACATGACCGAGATGACTTGGGTTTCAAGACTTCCCACCTCTGATACGACCTCACTGGATGTACGATTGTCAGCGACAAAAGTAACCAGTCCACCACCTATCCGCCCCACTCTGTCTTTGGGGTATTGTTTACATCCAGGCATGTGAAAGTTTGATCTCTTTCCGAATTTCGCTTCTTGAATTAATATAACATGGGGTGACAGTGCCTTTTGCTTAACTAGGGCTTTGAGTTCGTGGCCGTTTGACCTAAGGCCGTTGGCATTCCATTGTAAGATTTCCAAGTACATGATGACAGTAGTGTTTTAAGCTTTTTAGTTAAGCTTATTTATCTGCTGTTTGAAATAGGTAGGAGATTGCCCATAGGACAGCAGTTTGGTGGCCAGTTCCCATAATATGATGTTTGACCCCGCACTGCTGTCCTGTCGAGTGCCTAGTTTGAGCGAGGCAGCACAAACGAACTCAACCAGTGTGTCTGGGATATTCTGGTCGTAGGCTGTATCGATACTGTCTGTACTTGGTACAGCATGCCTACCGCCGTTTGCCAGGTTTGATGTGGTCTCAACAGTGTTGAGAGCCACGTTTGTTTGGCTTTTTTGCCCCGTTTGGCCTCTTGGCCGTCTCCGCTCTGGTTTGGTCTTGCCCTCACCCTTGACACTGGTTGCCGCACTGTCGACTTTATGATCTCGTGGCTTGGCGGTTGCCTTATCCATATTTCCCACCTTATTGCTTCCCGTGACAGATTGTGCGTGCTTCTGTTTTTCTAAAGTCCCCGTGTTAAGACTCTTCTTTTTTGCCTGCCTGCTCCTGCAGAAGTTCGAGAGGGCTGAGTGCCCTTGAACTGTGCAATTCCTACAATAGGGTGAGCAGTCGCCCTTGCAGACACTTTCCGGTTTGGAGCATGTCCTGCATTTTGCCTCATTGAGACGATTTGCTTTAACATGTTCATAACAGAGGCACTTGACGCACTGTTTGGGTCGCTTAAGGTAGGGTAGTGTTGGTCACTAATCTTTTTGTTTAGATGTACCGCGCATCTAGTGTGCAAGACCCATCCCGGCACTTTCCATACTATAGTTTCGCCAAGGATTTTGTTGGGGAGGCTTAAGGTTTCACTTACGTTGTTGCCGCTAATAACGTATCCCCTGTTGGCTTTATTTATGTTCCGAAGCGAGACGGATTTGCTTAGCTCCTCCTTAAAAACTTGGACCGAGACCCCGCTGGTGAGGGTGAGGTTGTAGTCTTTACAGTAGACCAGCCTCTCCCACGCCAGCTGCTTTGGTGGATTAACCTTAGCCGAGGCTTTGGTTTGCTGACCATTTTCCTTGGATCTCTTAGAGTTCCTGATCCAAAGCTCATTGATCTGTTCCCGTTCTGACAAGCTTAGCCTGCTGAAACTGACTTCCCCTTCAGGCACTTTCATAGCGGCATAGCGCCGTGGCAAACTTTCTTTTTGGGTGGTTGTCTGTTTCCGGGCTGCAGTGAAGCTTTGACTTCCCGGGACGGAgctttgttcccgtcacgatatggctgaaatattgccgatgtgacgttaaatattattaCTTTCAGACTGCCACAATGaagctggaatatcactgagtgcagcgttaaacaatcATACaattcagcaatagtccagattaggggaaatctagacttgctccatttagagctttagcatttATCGTAGGCATATGCCGTTGGCATTTTGGAACAGAGtttttgagaaatatttattaaattCCTGGAGTTATGTAAATTGAAATAGCTCTCTAAAATAATGACATGGCTGTCAACAGAAAGGAAATCAACGCAGCGTGACCATTGTCTTCATGGCCACCAACACTAAGTCATTAACTGCCTGTAATTAGTTAGACAAAAGCCGGTTGAAGCATGACATTGTGGATGAGGTGCAGGATACTGCTGGCTGACATCTGGACAAATACGTCACGTGACAGCCTGATCAGGACCCTAGGATTAAATTACGATTGCTTTGTGTAATTCTGGACTGGACCCTCGGACAGCGGCTAGGCAGGTTGGCTGACCATAGCCTCCCTAAATGCGCCTAGCCCTCGTTACAGTATCATGTAGTTGTAAACAGATTATATCATGAATAGAGcgttgtggacccactgatggactTCTGTATTTGAAGAGACAGTTATCCCCTAAACAGCCCGGGATACACTGCCGGGAGGACTATAGGCAGTCAGGTAAATGTGGTTCGCGGTCTGTGAGACGGACTATACCTCAACAGGAAGGATCGCCTATGTGATTTCCGATGGACGTGTGTAGGCCTGTCTAGACAGAAGTGATCAGCTGACAGAAATACCGACAGACCCAGGACTGCTgctacaggcaggtgttttagTACTCGGTAACTGTAACTGACACAGTCCATGTACCCAGTAACGATACTGTATAGATCGAGACGTGTTCTGGTGAGTAACTCGCGGTTTGCGGTTCCCGTGTGACTGTGAGAGGGCTGCAGTGTGGTGACCTAGATTTCTCGACAAGCCGAGCTCGTAATGGAGATCACTGACACAGCTTCGGGAGAAATGAGCAGTGAATAAAATTTAACCTTGTAGTAAAGGGACACTATGTAATATTCTGTTTTCAGttgatgtgtttatgtgtaACTGACTGCGTGTGTGCTGTTGTTTTGTTCGTGTTTATGttcttatgtttgttttgttattgttttgttcttgtgtgtgtCAGTCTGTATGTCCGTGTCTGTACACCTTCACGTTCGAAAACAGCAATAtgatttcaagaaaaaaatgtCTCCTCAGCCTGTCTACACTTCTCGCATGTTTCCCTCCACAGTTTGTTTCCTCTCAACCGATGTATACCCTTTCCACTTTAGTTCTCAGCCTGTCTACCCTTTACAGTTTAATTCTCTCAACCCGTGTGCCCTCTGCGGGTTGCTTCCTCTCAACCTGTGCACCCTTCACAATTTATTTCTCTCAAACTCTGTACCCTCTTCACCAGTGTAACCTAGGTCTCTCAGCCTGAGTACTCTCCTTATTTTGTTTCCTCTCAACATGTTTGCTACACATTATTTTCCTCCATGGGTCGTTAGTTCCATTCCAGTCCATATTACTTTGTATCATGTTTCCACGGTCAGTTTCATTGTTTCCTATCCTCAAAGTATGGTTCCTCTCTGTGAAACTAAGCTCTTTTCTCGTATCGGTTAATTGTTACCTTGTGTTTAGGTCTCGACATGCTGAACTCCCGCCTCAAACTGTTGCCCGCTGTGATGAGGAAACAACTAGTTTTCATGACACAAAATACACGTCTGAAAGCAATTGCTGCCAGTGACAAGTTTGATGGAACCGACGTCAAACCATTCAAAGCTGTACCTGGTCCACGGGGTCTATACGCCATACCAGTGTTGGGGGCGGCATTCCACCTGAAGCCCTTCTGTAAGTCTATTCAACATACACCTATGTTAGAACAGATATTCTTCGAGAGTACTATCGGGACATGGTTTGCAGGAAACTATGCTATTCAAAACAAAAAGGAAAGGTATAGgcattttgtattttaaaaaatatattaattaccGCTTGTATTAAACATTCGTCAAAATAAGTGTTGATAACTCGATTTCACACAACTGCACAAATAAAAACTCGACCTGAaaattttttattttgatgagatttccaGGGGCtcaaaatcccatcgcccgacgcTAGGGActagtcagttttcatttcgggcaatcaaataatggtgtctTACTTGTCCACGGGCTACAAGATAAATTCTGCTTACGGTTTCAGAATGCACATAAACTTGGATTTCGATTTATATCTGCCccaaatgtagctattaaattttacAATGATCATAAAGTAAAGTTATcattctttgctatttatcacttttcaaaAAATAGCCCGCTAAATAATTTCATCAAGTGCCATGTTGATTTAATCTTtcatcgacccgtgaaggtccggggtagaataagccttcagcaacccatgcttgccataaaaggtgactatgcttgtcgtaagaggcgacgaacgggatcgggtggtcagacttgctgacttggttgacacatgtcatcggttcccagttgcgcagatcgatgctcatgttcttgatcactggattgtctggtccagactcgattatttacagaccgccgccatacagctggaatattgctgagtgtggcgtaaacctaaactcactcacacactcgctAATCGTTCATCATTACATcattatgattatgtcataaaaatcagggcaagtcgAAGATTAGTCGCAGGCTGCTTCGCTCAAGTCACTTGTCCTGTGGCAAGTGGATCTTAAAAAAATTAAAGCCTTGACTTCTTACAAGGATTAACAAGTCGTCaccacaacgcaacagaaatcaccttccagctGAAATTGTTCAGCAAAAGAGCGTGCACTGTCTGGCTATAAAAATCTAGATTACCTTCGGAAATCGGCATTCGTTTTTAAGGAACTTCAAGGTCAAATAACTGCGTCACGTCAtcgaacatcgccattgaaagaatgcacgcGAGAGACTACAAATCTTTTGTTGCCAGGCCTCTGAAAGTCTAAGTCTGTCAcagcttgcagctcgttgcatcCAATAAGGCACAACAAGTAaccgtccccgtacaggcagacctcgggTCACCACTCTAAGTCCAATATCGGTTCACCCTGGTACTACATTAGCGTGATCGTTATGCCACGGATGAGAGCACTGCCTGGACTGcggaggatatccggtcaaactgtacggaacaggctaGCTAGTCTGGAAACGTTCGTAGACCTACAAACGTCTTAAGCCCAtgcttaacacattggctacgatcaacgTTAGGggttcttagggctacgaacatttcgagaataagggctcaGGACttttattctcgaaacgttcgtatgTCTAAGAAATTTGATCGTAACCAATGTATTAAACCTGGACTTTAGCACTTCGTAGGACTACGAACGTTTAGAGAATAGTTAACAAATCGAGAGAGATTGTACTAAGAGAAAAGAGATCAATTTTCCACTCGGTTGTATAGAAATATGTTGCAAAAAATATATGCTATTTGTCTATTTGTTGACGAGTTATGCTCGTTTGAAAAtgcaacattttcgcaacacgTACACTTCTGGGTCATGCGGATTTTTTAAGTATATATTACTATCATTAATGTTATAATCTCGCCATCAGTGTAAAGGATTATGTCATACAGTCGACCCTGCTGAAAATGACCAGTAGCGTTAAACCCACCATATAGGCCACGCTCTTTAATAACATGCATGCCATTGCTGAAACTTACAATGATATtggggacagtggggtagcctagtggttaaagtgttcgctcgtcaaggtgaagacccgagttcgattccccacatgggtacaatgtgttaaacccATTTCCCCTGGTGTTCCCCGACGcgatattactagaatattaccaaaagcggcgtaaaacacaactcactcactattatgaTATCAGAATTCAATAACTACTAGTATTCAGAAATACCATACACATATTGCGGCgtgatgaaaatacaaatgtaattCTTTTTACTTTCAAAATATCACTTGAAAGAATTTTCTGTCAACACAACTGAATTATACATACACTTTTCAGCGAAATACACCATCAACACCTTCCACCTTTTACTGGATTCTATGCACGAGAAGTATGGTAAGTCTTTCTGTATGCAAGTATTGGGGCAGTGTTTTGTGACTGAGGACCCCGACGCTATAGCAACCATCTATAGAAATGAGGGAAAATATCCAAGAAGGGCGCCTTTAAACCTCTTCGAGTTCTACGCCGAAAATAATGACAAGGAACGAGGAATGGCAGTTGTGTGAGTACTAATAATTTTCAAACTCTGTCTTCAAACTGTACTTGGTTACTGATATCTTTCGACTGGTATCATGGTTATTACTTGTCAGTAAGAATTGTATTACCATTCCTGGAATGATATATTTCCGATCTTGCCATCCCCAAATTAGTCAACAGCTGTTTAACAGTCGTAGTGACAGTCGTAGTGACAGTCGTAGTAACAGTCATAGTGACAGTCGTAGTGACAGTCGTAGTAACAGTCGTAGTGACAGTCGTAGTGACAGTCGTAGTGCACATTCACTCATTCGTCCTTGATTTCCATGCTAGTTGTATGTGTATATCTGTCATATTGTAGTTACTGTCCATCGTTggcaggtttttacaatgtacatatattccttcccaatgttaaatgttctagTCACGATacgactgaaatattgccgatgtgacgttaaagtttaactcactcactcactccttgacaACGTTTTAATAATCCAACCTGAAATGTATCAAGACAATATTACGTCATCCACAAAACCATCCGATCTATGAAGATCCGAGTTGAAACTGGTCTTAAGTGTCTTCTTTGTGGtaagatcagatggtcaggctagctgacttgggtgacacgtCATAGTTACGTACATTGATGCTAAAGCGGTTGATCACTGATCCACATTCGATTATATATAcatcgccgccatacagctggaatattgctgaattgtattgttttttaacgccacactcgtTTATATTCCACCTTTATGGCGACGgtttgtgaataatcgagtctggtcaaTGAGCATCGATTAATCGTGATACGATGAAATgtttcagccaagtcagcgaccctaacttctcaatcccgttagtcgcgtcttaggAAAAGCTTgtgtcactgaagatcaattctaagccgGATCGTCACAAGACGGTTGACTGGTTGTCACTGCTGAGTCGCCAGAGGGTATTAAATAATATCTGCTATCTTAACGTAGGAACGGTCCAGAATGGCATCGTCTTCGCTCGGCCACGCAGGCGTTCATGTTGAAGAAAACGTCCGCTTCCGTATTCATTGAGGAACAAGTCGCCGTCACCAACGACCTCATCACCCGGATGTCAACAATGTCGTACACACCAGAAGAATTCAGAGATGAGCTCTTCAAATATGCAACCGAAAGTAGGTTTGATAAATTCACATGTAGATTAAATTGGGGATTTTATCTGATTTTAGCTCAATTAGCAAAACCGATGTGATcttaattatatatttatcttCGCACTATAGCTGTGCAGCCTAATTCATCTACtccaaaaatattcattatatcAACATTATTTCAACGGAGACTTTCTATGACTTCTTTTCTAATGATTCGGTTTCATCTGGTCTTCgacaaaaacacaacaacaacactttCTTCCTTTTGATTTGAGAAAAATAGCAACAGATTTTTTACTTTTGAGAAATTATTTGGAAATCGTTTATATAACCGGTCACACTTTTCCCGCCTCGTTATGCAAATATTCAAACGCCATTGGCGACTGACGCTATGTATtgcgactcactcactctggtaaTGAAGTAACACAACCATACTTACTTAAACCGGCGTAAAAGACGTTTATGACATTTGTATGACATATGATAGACATTATATCTCTCAACagaaatatgatatatttagGTGATACAGACACACTGTTAATGATACAGAACTTGTTAATCAAATTTGTAAATTAAAGCGACTTCATCTAACGAAGTggtatgtatatacatttaaACGCTGTTTTTCTCTTAATAGTGACGTTCACATTCATTAATTCCCCACTATCCTGCTTCACACATACAAACGTCAACACGATAGCGAGACCACTAGGTAGAGCAGTGACGATATGTCGTATAgataatcgtgatactttatcTTACGATAAATATATCGATACGTTTTTCTTGCCGTGATATGTATGGTAGACCTTAAAATCAATGGTTATGACAATAATTTCACTGACACGTGCAATTTAAATATactttatttcataaaaaaacaactaaaGATAGCATATCGCGATACGTATCAGTCTGCATCGTCACACTTCTACTTCGTTCATATGAAAGATTTGTTCAAAATAGCACACTATGGTTATACCGAACTGTCGGGCAGATATAACTATGTTTATACCGAACTCTCGGACAAATCTAACTATAGTCACTTCACTGTTTAAGGTATTGGAGTTGTTGCTTTCAACAAGCGACTTGGTTTCCTGGATCCCAAAGGATCAGCCGTGTCACCCGAAAACCAGGTCTATCTTCATGCAATCAAATCCTTCTTTGAATTGATGCTGCAGGATCTGGGACCTCCACTATACAAACTCTATCCTACAAAGCTGTACAAAGAATTTTCGAAGGTTGCAAATGAAGCATACGGGTAGGACCCTTATTTCAAAtccacgtgagtgagtgagtgagtgagtgagtgagtgagtgagtgagtgagtgagtgagtgagtgagtgagtgagtgagtgagtgagtgagtgagtgagtgagtgagtgagtgagtgagtgagtgagtacgtgagtgagtgagtttgttttcaaCAACATACATGGAGGGTATCAAACCCGGGTcgtcgacgtgacgagcgaacgaacTATTAGTCTGCCCAACCGCCTCACGTAATGCCACAATGTATCAGGTCCGTTTGCGAGGAAAGCAATTTATGGAGAATACGCCAgaattctcaaaacatctatcattgtatcaacattgattcaatcccatatatctccaaATTTccacaatcgtacattgaaagtacagttctcCTATCTTTTTCTAAGAGTATAATTGTGTAGCGCTGACATGAGAAGGACTAGCTGAATCTTGGATTCGAACTCTTGTACGACCACCAAGGtgggcatcaataaattacatgaaataaaaccttatgttggttatacccacttgggttgccAGTCCAGaattgaagaggtaatcatgcgacgatgtcgtattggtcacaacTCTTGTGacgaaagaatcacagtcaagaatgtcttgcttgactgtgttgaatattccatcacaagggataaatattttaaaacacgaactataaaggatctttttagtaacattagttatcatttaattatcgcatttttaaaagaattggatttgttatcagatttgtaaatagataattttttaTGAGTGGTAATTTGCACTAGTAACTGAGAATGTTAGTGGCTGAGCCttcaagggggttgaagtagagtaaaattattgtcatcctgagaaggtacg is part of the Haliotis asinina isolate JCU_RB_2024 chromosome 6, JCU_Hal_asi_v2, whole genome shotgun sequence genome and harbors:
- the LOC137286161 gene encoding probable cytochrome P450 49a1; the encoded protein is MLNSRLKLLPAVMRKQLVFMTQNTRLKAIAASDKFDGTDVKPFKAVPGPRGLYAIPVLGAAFHLKPFSKYTINTFHLLLDSMHEKYGKSFCMQVLGQCFVTEDPDAIATIYRNEGKYPRRAPLNLFEFYAENNDKERGMAVVNGPEWHRLRSATQAFMLKKTSASVFIEEQVAVTNDLITRMSTMSYTPEEFRDELFKYATESIGVVAFNKRLGFLDPKGSAVSPENQVYLHAIKSFFELMLQDLGPPLYKLYPTKLYKEFSKVANEAYGYGRVQIRELLESVDRQMKDGTFDPEKPILILQLLASPKTTDKSVDAILLDLLTAGTDSTAKNMETLLLSLALNQDKQQRLYEEIVEVIGPKGHELTAEHMSSMPYFRACMKESFRLHFPIAFGGLRILPEDVVVDGYLVPKGTCAFMNNRRLLLNSEYFEYPSQFLPERWLRDDSTLKRKKEYPAFAFLPFGFGLRNCLGRRFAEQELWLGVTKIIQHFTVEEHEAENNFEMIYTTFGQVKTPPKFIFTPRVR